The proteins below are encoded in one region of Apium graveolens cultivar Ventura chromosome 4, ASM990537v1, whole genome shotgun sequence:
- the LOC141721756 gene encoding uncharacterized protein LOC141721756 isoform X7, with amino-acid sequence MKMKTGDLPCFGYGLSRAKNFTSNGHAQQLYELIIFRKNNIWKALLMDQKTIACDSRNFVSYKFAYIAPVMLLMQ; translated from the exons atgaagatgaaaaCCGGTGATCTGCCTTGTTTTGGGTAC GGACTATCAAGAGCAAAAAACTTCACCAGCAATGGACATGCACAACAGCTATATGAGCTCATAATATTTAG GAAGAATAATATTTG GAAAGCTCTTCTAATGGACCAAAAAACTATTGCTTGTGATTCTCGCAACTTTGTGTCCTACAAATTTGCTTACATTGCACCTGTGATGCTGTTGATGCAG TAG
- the LOC141721756 gene encoding uncharacterized protein LOC141721756 isoform X1: MKMKTGDLPCFGYGLSRAKNFTSNGHAQQLYELIIFRKNNIWKALLMDQKTIACDSRNFVSYKFAYIAPVMLLMQVFLAVVGACGSIWNVINTAPSISVCIYSSMFIWNVINTAPSIFVCIYSSMFKNLLSLD, from the exons atgaagatgaaaaCCGGTGATCTGCCTTGTTTTGGGTAC GGACTATCAAGAGCAAAAAACTTCACCAGCAATGGACATGCACAACAGCTATATGAGCTCATAATATTTAG GAAGAATAATATTTG GAAAGCTCTTCTAATGGACCAAAAAACTATTGCTTGTGATTCTCGCAACTTTGTGTCCTACAAATTTGCTTACATTGCACCTGTGATGCTGTTGATGCAG GTTTTTTTGGCTGTGGTTGGTGCGTGTGGTAGCATCTGGAATGTCATCAACACAGCACCTAGCATCTCTGTCTGCATTTATTCAAGTATGTTCATCTGGAATGTCATCAACACAGCACCTAGCATCTTCGTCTGCATTTATTCAAGTATGTTCAAGAACTTGTTGTCGCTGGATTAA
- the LOC141721756 gene encoding uncharacterized protein LOC141721756 isoform X4: MNNVFKRNIKRTGLSRAKNFTSNGHAQQLYELIIFRKALLMDQKTIACDSRNFVSYKFAYIAPVMLLMQVFLAVVGACGSIWNVINTAPSISVCIYSSMFIWNVINTAPSIFVCIYSSMFKNLLSLD; encoded by the exons ATGAACAATGTCTTCAAACGCAACATCAAAAGAACA GGACTATCAAGAGCAAAAAACTTCACCAGCAATGGACATGCACAACAGCTATATGAGCTCATAATATTTAG GAAAGCTCTTCTAATGGACCAAAAAACTATTGCTTGTGATTCTCGCAACTTTGTGTCCTACAAATTTGCTTACATTGCACCTGTGATGCTGTTGATGCAG GTTTTTTTGGCTGTGGTTGGTGCGTGTGGTAGCATCTGGAATGTCATCAACACAGCACCTAGCATCTCTGTCTGCATTTATTCAAGTATGTTCATCTGGAATGTCATCAACACAGCACCTAGCATCTTCGTCTGCATTTATTCAAGTATGTTCAAGAACTTGTTGTCGCTGGATTAA
- the LOC141721756 gene encoding uncharacterized protein LOC141721756 isoform X2 — MNNVFKRNIKRTGLSRAKNFTSNGHAQQLYELIIFRKNNIWKALLMDQKTIACDSRNFVSYKFAYIAPVMLLMQVFLAVVGACGSIWNVINTAPSISVCIYSSMFIWNVINTAPSIFVCIYSSMFKNLLSLD; from the exons ATGAACAATGTCTTCAAACGCAACATCAAAAGAACA GGACTATCAAGAGCAAAAAACTTCACCAGCAATGGACATGCACAACAGCTATATGAGCTCATAATATTTAG GAAGAATAATATTTG GAAAGCTCTTCTAATGGACCAAAAAACTATTGCTTGTGATTCTCGCAACTTTGTGTCCTACAAATTTGCTTACATTGCACCTGTGATGCTGTTGATGCAG GTTTTTTTGGCTGTGGTTGGTGCGTGTGGTAGCATCTGGAATGTCATCAACACAGCACCTAGCATCTCTGTCTGCATTTATTCAAGTATGTTCATCTGGAATGTCATCAACACAGCACCTAGCATCTTCGTCTGCATTTATTCAAGTATGTTCAAGAACTTGTTGTCGCTGGATTAA
- the LOC141721756 gene encoding uncharacterized protein LOC141721756 isoform X5 has protein sequence MQGLSRAKNFTSNGHAQQLYELIIFRKNNIWKALLMDQKTIACDSRNFVSYKFAYIAPVMLLMQVFLAVVGACGSIWNVINTAPSISVCIYSSMFIWNVINTAPSIFVCIYSSMFKNLLSLD, from the exons ATGCAG GGACTATCAAGAGCAAAAAACTTCACCAGCAATGGACATGCACAACAGCTATATGAGCTCATAATATTTAG GAAGAATAATATTTG GAAAGCTCTTCTAATGGACCAAAAAACTATTGCTTGTGATTCTCGCAACTTTGTGTCCTACAAATTTGCTTACATTGCACCTGTGATGCTGTTGATGCAG GTTTTTTTGGCTGTGGTTGGTGCGTGTGGTAGCATCTGGAATGTCATCAACACAGCACCTAGCATCTCTGTCTGCATTTATTCAAGTATGTTCATCTGGAATGTCATCAACACAGCACCTAGCATCTTCGTCTGCATTTATTCAAGTATGTTCAAGAACTTGTTGTCGCTGGATTAA
- the LOC141721756 gene encoding uncharacterized protein LOC141721756 isoform X3: MKMKTGDLPCFGYGLSRAKNFTSNGHAQQLYELIIFRKALLMDQKTIACDSRNFVSYKFAYIAPVMLLMQVFLAVVGACGSIWNVINTAPSISVCIYSSMFIWNVINTAPSIFVCIYSSMFKNLLSLD, translated from the exons atgaagatgaaaaCCGGTGATCTGCCTTGTTTTGGGTAC GGACTATCAAGAGCAAAAAACTTCACCAGCAATGGACATGCACAACAGCTATATGAGCTCATAATATTTAG GAAAGCTCTTCTAATGGACCAAAAAACTATTGCTTGTGATTCTCGCAACTTTGTGTCCTACAAATTTGCTTACATTGCACCTGTGATGCTGTTGATGCAG GTTTTTTTGGCTGTGGTTGGTGCGTGTGGTAGCATCTGGAATGTCATCAACACAGCACCTAGCATCTCTGTCTGCATTTATTCAAGTATGTTCATCTGGAATGTCATCAACACAGCACCTAGCATCTTCGTCTGCATTTATTCAAGTATGTTCAAGAACTTGTTGTCGCTGGATTAA
- the LOC141721756 gene encoding uncharacterized protein LOC141721756 isoform X6 — translation MQGLSRAKNFTSNGHAQQLYELIIFRKALLMDQKTIACDSRNFVSYKFAYIAPVMLLMQVFLAVVGACGSIWNVINTAPSISVCIYSSMFIWNVINTAPSIFVCIYSSMFKNLLSLD, via the exons ATGCAG GGACTATCAAGAGCAAAAAACTTCACCAGCAATGGACATGCACAACAGCTATATGAGCTCATAATATTTAG GAAAGCTCTTCTAATGGACCAAAAAACTATTGCTTGTGATTCTCGCAACTTTGTGTCCTACAAATTTGCTTACATTGCACCTGTGATGCTGTTGATGCAG GTTTTTTTGGCTGTGGTTGGTGCGTGTGGTAGCATCTGGAATGTCATCAACACAGCACCTAGCATCTCTGTCTGCATTTATTCAAGTATGTTCATCTGGAATGTCATCAACACAGCACCTAGCATCTTCGTCTGCATTTATTCAAGTATGTTCAAGAACTTGTTGTCGCTGGATTAA